From a single Nicotiana tomentosiformis chromosome 2, ASM39032v3, whole genome shotgun sequence genomic region:
- the LOC138905500 gene encoding uncharacterized protein, whose translation MEFVCLSKYAAHMMPTMETKVNLSTTFHPQTDGQAERTIQTLEDMLRACVLNFKGRWDDHLPLIEFAYNNSFHASIQMALFEALYGRRCRSPVGWYEVGEAELIGLDLVHQAMEKVVGDPSAIVPVETIEISEELSYEEILVAILDRQVQKLRNKEIAFVNVLWRNQQVEEATWEAENEMKKKYPHLFE comes from the exons ATGGAGTTTGTGTGCCTGTCAAAGTATGCTGctcatatgatgccgactatggagACTAAG gtaaatcttagcacgactttccatccacaaactgacgggcaagcagagcggactattcagacgcttgaggacatgttgcgtgcgtgtGTGCTTAACTTTAAGGGTAGATGGGacgatcatttgccgctcatagaatttgcttataacaacagcttccatgccagtattcaAATGGCgctgtttgaggccttgtatggtagaagatgtagatcgccgGTTGGGTGGTacgaggttggagaagctgaactaataggactagaccttgtgcatcaggctatggaaaag gtagttggagatccgtctgcgattgtgccggttgagaccatcgagatCAGTGAAGAATTATCATATGAAGAGATTCTGGTTGCTATCCTTGATAGACAGGTCCagaagttgaggaataaagaaattgcattCGTAAAtgtattatggcgaaaccagcaagtcgaagaagctacttgggaagccgagaatgaaatgaaaaagaagtaccctcatttatttgaatag